One segment of Mastomys coucha isolate ucsf_1 unplaced genomic scaffold, UCSF_Mcou_1 pScaffold23, whole genome shotgun sequence DNA contains the following:
- the Smco4 gene encoding single-pass membrane and coiled-coil domain-containing protein 4 codes for MRQLKGKPKKETSKDKKERKQAMQEARQQITTVVLPTLAVVVLLIVVFVYVATRPAVTE; via the coding sequence ATGCGTCAGCTCAAAGGGAAGCCAAAGAAAGAGACCTCCAAGGATAAGAAGGAGCGGAAGCAGGCCATGCAGGAGGCCCGGCAGCAGATCACCACTGTGGTGCTGCCTACCTTGGCTGTGGTGGTGCTCCTCATTGTAGTGTTTGTGTACGTGGCCACGCGCCCTGCCGTCACTGAGTGA